TTTTCTGTAGATTTTGTGAATATGGTATATCATGTATAAatatgattttatttttttacaagtGAAGCTTTCTTTCTTAAAGCACTTTATACTAACAGACACAACATTTCTTTTTAAATACAACAAAATGATTTAGCAATTAAATCCACGCAGGTAGTGTTCAGAGCAGAGGTGAAAAGGTCTCTTGTGGACAGGGCCTCCTCAGGTAATAAACGTGCTGCTGTCCGAGTCTTTACAGACTCAAGTTGTTGTGGGCCATGCACTCAGACAAACGAGTCCCTCCCGCGCGGTTGCTTAGTCCGAGAGCTGCGGGTCTCCTGGCTCGACAGGCTGACCTGACCAGAGAACAGCGGTGGCACCGGAGTGGGCCGTCTGGAAGATCCGGAGAAAGTTAGCGCTGGTCTGGACGATCCTGGGAGCATGTATGTCCGCGTGCGTGCTGTGACGTAGGACCTGGATCGTACTGTAGCGTAGGACCTGGGTTGACGTTTATTTCCACTAATGAACAGATTTTTGAGGAAAGACATGAATGAGTTCTATTGTATTATTAACATGACAGTATACAGAAATTAATATTGGTGATTATTTatatccattgtgtgtgtgtatgtgtgtgtgtatgtatgtataaataataaagttgaaataaaaTTGAATTGTATTAGTGTTACTTTTTATAGAAGACTTCTCGTCCCGAGAAGTAACACATGACAGAAGCGGCAGCGATAACCAGACTTGATCCTCCCCACCCAATAAACACAGCTGCTCCTATTTCAAATCTGAAAGTGATTGGACATTTAAAAGATACTTTAACAGATATTTCTGTTTATGGATCAGTGCAGCTCTTAAAAGTCTTGTAGTGAACTTTGTCCATTGTGCATGTACTTACTTCTGGGCTCTGAAATTTGGATCTACAAACTCGGAGCGCACCTTATTCCCCCACCAGGAATATACTATCAATCCAGAAAACCCTGCAAGATGGGAGAAATCAACTCTGAGAAAAAGCCTAAGATTGTAGTAATTATaatacatttcattttcattgtgCTTTTCAAGACACTCAAAAGACGTTTCACAATTTCACATCGATACATaaattacaaacaaacacacaaggtgCATGGGCATGGTTACATAAACAGAAAATACAGGAACTTGAACAACGCGGAACTAGAGAGGAGGGCAGTGAGAAGACAATGTCATGGAATCGAGTATTATTACTTGGTCTTACTATgtcaataaaaaataataagtatGTAATAATAAATATGTAATGATTATAAAGTGATGGATTACacctattttgtgttttgctgTAGCTTACCAGAGGCAAGGTAGGTGACGCTTGCTGCAAAAGTGACCCTGGCATTGGCCATCTCTGACCCACCTATCTTGGTGCATTTCATCCCAATGAAGGTGAGAACACCTGCCCAGAAGCCCAGGATCACTGACACGATGGCCAGGGCTCGgcacacatgcagaaacacTGCCGAGGTGGGATAGGAATAATACAAGTCTGTTGGAGCCATTTACAAAATGAGACCAAATACCTCCTACAAAGTCACTCTGAGGAAGTGTCCTTCACATCCTACTGAATACTGGTTGGGATTGTTCCACACCTTTTACTTTGGTCTTCTTTATCAAGTCATTTTTACACTAATTTAACAGGGAATAGATGAAGTGTTGTCTCACCTGAGAGAGCCATCAAGGAAGGGTAGTACTTGCAGTCGGACACCCCGGTGGAGTCCGAGATACAGTCCATCCACAGGTTTGAGTAGTAGTTGGAGGTGGTCAGCACCACACTCCCCACCTCTGAGAAGGTCCAGTACTCGGTAGGCAAAGTGGAGCAGATCAGGATCCACCCGGAGAGGCATGAGACAAAACAGCCGATCTCCATGTACATCACCAGAGTCCGGTACTGCATGGTGCCGAGGGTGGGGTGAGACACTCTAAACAACAGAGGGTGTTAACGTGAAAGAGTTCATCTGAACTGTGGACAGTGGAGGATTGCACATAGCCTCTGGAACAACTCAATGATGTGAACAGGGCTTGTTCAGCCTCTTTGTGGTTCTTTGCATCGTCAGCATTTTTGAG
The Alosa sapidissima isolate fAloSap1 chromosome 23, fAloSap1.pri, whole genome shotgun sequence genome window above contains:
- the cldn10d gene encoding claudin-10 is translated as MQYRTLVMYMEIGCFVSCLSGWILICSTLPTEYWTFSEVGSVVLTTSNYYSNLWMDCISDSTGVSDCKYYPSLMALSVFLHVCRALAIVSVILGFWAGVLTFIGMKCTKIGGSEMANARVTFAASVTYLASGFSGLIVYSWWGNKVRSEFVDPNFRAQKFEIGAAVFIGWGGSSLVIAAASVMCYFSGREVFYKNGNKRQPRSYATVRSRSYVTARTRTYMLPGSSRPALTFSGSSRRPTPVPPLFSGQVSLSSQETRSSRTKQPRGRDSFV